The Gammaproteobacteria bacterium genome segment CGAAGAGGAGGCTGTCTCCCTCCAGCCTTGCCGTCTTGATACGTTCGCTGAGCCAGGGAAGCAGGTTTTCGTCCTTGATGGTTTCCCCGCAGAGCTTGATAAAAAAGCGGGTCTTGCCGCCGCCGCGCCGTTTGGCGGCCAGCGCCTCGATGGCGTGTTCGATGACCCACCGGTCTATGGCGGGGTTGAGTCCCGTCTCCTCGGCGGCCGGGATGAACTCATCGGGAGGGATCTCGTTGCGGTTTTCATCCTGCATGCGCAGCAGCACCTGATAAAACTCCTGGGGCGCGCCGTGTAGATTGACGACGGGTTGATAGACCAGGCGCAGACGCTGATGCGTGACGGCATCCTGCAAACGGTTCACCCATTGTTGCAATCTCGCCTTGGCGCTTTGGTCTTCCAGTACCGGGTTGTAAAGGTGCACCTTGTTGCCGCCGCCGGATTGGGTCGCCATGCAGGCCTTGCTGACACGGTTCAAAATCTCTCGGCTATCGGGTGTATTTTCGCCGATCTGGATGACGCCGATGCTGCACGTCGTTGTGACCGATTGCCCGCCCGCATCGGAGACGTTTTCTTCCACGGCCTTGCGCAGTTCTTCCGCCAGTTTCAAGGCATGGCCCACATCCTTATTGCGGACTAAAATAGTGAAGACGTCGTCGCCGAATCTGGCCGCTAAGTCGGCCTCGCCCACCTTACCGCGCAATAGCGCCGCGATATCGCCCAGCACGAGATCGCTTGCTGCAATGCCGACATTTTCCTGAATCTTTGAAAAGTTATCGAGCCCGACATAGAGCAAGGTGCAGGCCTCGCCGCCGTTAGCCGCCTTGGCGGCCGCCGTGTCCAGTTCTTCCATGAAATGTTGACGGTTATAAAGACCGGTGAGGAGATCCTCTTTGCTCAGGGATTTGAGCCGGCTCTCCAATTCGCTGCTGAGTGAAAGATCCCGGATAATAATCTGGGTACAGATTTCGCCGTCTATGCTGGCCGGTGTGAATTCCATGCCCACGTTGAATTGGGCGCCATCGGAGCGTACCCCTTGGATCTCGATTTGCTGCATGGCCTCCGACTGCTTTGCGTATTGACGCAGAAAGTCTTTGAATTGCGCATGCCCCTCGGCCGCGACCATGTCCATGATCGGGGTGCCTTCGATATCCTCAAGACTTTGGTAGCCGAACATGGTCAGGTAAACCCCGTTGGCGTAGATGTGCATGCCTTCGTGTACATAGGCGATCGCATCGCGGGAACTGTCGAGCAATGAGCGGCAGCGCTTCTCGCTCTCGCGGAACATTTTGTCAATGCGCCGATGGGCGCGCCGCTCTTCGAGGTCGTTAAACTCACGGCCTACCACAAACTGCAGGCGTTCAGGCTGATCTTTGGGCGCCAGATCGCGCGCGCCGGCCTGCATGAGTTCCAAAATGGTTTTATCGTTGATCTTGTCGTAGACCACAATAAAAGGTATATCCTTGCCTGACGCCTTCAGTACGGGAAGCGCATCGAGCGGGCTGAATTCACTCAACTGTGAGGCGCACAGGATCAGATCCGCAGATTGGTCAATAGCCGTTTGCAAGTCCTCGGCGCCGGTGACGCGCGTGGCGCGCACACCGTAACCGGCGCGGCGCAGCACGTTGGTAATCATTTCCGCGTCGTTGGAGGAGTCATCAATGATGACCAGCCGGAGGACGTTTTCTTTCTTCATGGCGGTCTTTTATGCTGCACTAATTATGCCAATTTATACTGCCGCTAGGGTCAACGATTAAGGATGTGGTGTCAAGCATCTGCGCTAGTTTTAGGTGGGCTGTGCGGGGGTGTGGGAACCGGGAGCTTATTTGGCGCGCCTTCCCGCTCGCGCACCAGGCGCGGCACTAGGTATCCCGGCAAGATTCGACGCAGCTCGTCCAGCAAGCGGCAGACCGTGACCTCATCCACCTCGAAGTGAGCCGCGCCCTGCACCCGGTCCAGCATGTGAAGATAGTAAGGCGTTACGCCGGCGTTAAACAGGGCGTGGCTGAGACCGGCTAGGGCTGTGACCGAGGCATTCACCCCATGCAGCAATACCGACTGGTTGAATAACGGGACATGCGCGGCGGTGAAACGCCCGAGCGCCGCGCGCACCGCGTCGTCAATTTCATTGGCGTGATTGACGTGTACGACCATGACCGGCTTGAGGCGGCCGCCGGTCAGCCAGGCGAGCAGGGCGTCGTTCACCCGCGCAGGCAGCACGATAGGCAGCCGCGTATGGACTCGCAGGGTATGCATGTGCGGAATCTCCGCCAACCGGTTCACGAGTACCGCCAGGCGTTGGTCTGTCAAGCTCAGCGGATCGCCGCCGCTCAAAATGACTTCCCGGATGGAAGTGTCCGCGCGGATGTAATCCAGCGCGGCTTCCCACTGTCCTGTAGCGGCATTGGCATCAGCGTAGGGGAAATGACGGCGGAAGCAGTAGCGGCAGTGGACGGCGCAGGCCCCGGTGGTGATCAGCAGTACGCGCCCGTGATACTTATGCAGCAGACCCGGGATCGTCATGGCTTTGATGTCGCCGACGGCATCGTAACTGAATCCTGATGCAACGGCTTGCTCTTCAACAATGGGCAACACCTGACGCAACAAGGGGTCGTGGGGGTCGCCCTTGCGCATCCGGGCGATATAGCTCTGCGGCACCCTTAAAGAGAAATCACGGCCAGAGGCCATACAGCCTAGCGACGGTTCCAGCTCCAAGGCCCTCAACAGTTGCGCAGGATCATTCACGGCCTGCGCCAGCTCCATTTGCCAGGGGGCGGGCTGCCCAGCGGGGATTGCTCCCGGCGCCCTGCCTGCCGCGACATTAGTAGAGCCCTTCGCTATCGCTTTTCCCTGTACGTCAAAGGTTCGGGGTATCATAGGCACTTTATAAAATTTCAATGGGACGTTATCGTCCCCGTAAGAGGATAACATGGCTACATTCAGCACCAACGAATTCAGAGGCGGGCTTAAGGTGATGATGGACGGGGATCCCTGCGCCATTGTTGAAAACGAATTTGTAAAACCCGGCAAGGGTCAGGCTTTTAACCGCGTCAAGATACGAAATCTCAAAAACGGCCGGGTCATCGAGCGCACCTTCAAATCAGGCGACACCCTCGAAGCGGCGGATGTCGTGGACATCGAGATGCAATATCTCTATAACGACGGCGAATTCTGGCACTTCATGGTGCCGGACACCTTTGAACAACATGTTGCAGATAGTAACGCAGTGGGCGAGGCAAGAAAATGGCTCAAGGAGCAAGATGTCTGTACGGTGACCTTGTGGAACGGCACACCGCTGCAAATTACGCCGCCCAACTTCGTGGTGCTGCGTGTGGTAGACACTGATCCGGGGCTGCGTGGAGACACCTCCGGCGGTGGAGGGAAGCCCGCCACACTGGAGACTGGCGCCGTTGTCAGGGTGCCGTTATTTATCGAGATCGGCGATCTGCTCAAGATAGATACGCGGATTGGGGAATACGTGTCGCGGGCGAAAGAGTAGGCCGAATGAATTCGGCCCTACATATGTAGGTGCGAGTTTGTTCGCAAATCCGATTGCAAACCCTTGATTGGCGCCCCACCGCGGCGCGAGAAACTCTAGAGGCACGCGCCAAACTGCTCGCGGCTATCCGCGCGTTCTTCGCCGCGCGCGGTGTGCTGGAGGTCGAAACGCCGCTGTTGTCGTCCGCCGCAGCCACAGCGCCCCATCTCGATAGCTTCAGGACGCACTACACAGTACCGGGTGCTCATGGCCTGGAGTTGTATCTGCACACCTCGCCGGAGTTCGCCATGAAACGCCTGCTCGCGGCGGGTAGTGGGCCGATCTATCAGATCTGCAAGGTGTTCCGCAACGGCGAGCGCGGCCGGATACACAATCCCGAATTCACGATGCTGGAGTGGTATCGCCCGGGGTTCGATCATCAGGTCCTGATGGATGAGACGGAGGAATTGGTCACGGATTTGCTCGGCGAGGCCGCCCTTCGTGAGCCCAGTGAGCGTCTCACCTATGCCGAGGCCTTTGCGCTCTACGCTGAGGTAAACCCACTCGCGGCTCCCATGAAAGAATTGCGCGACTGCGCCCGTGACCACGGCATCGGGTTGGTTCGAGGACTGGGTATGGATGACCGTGATGGCTGGCTCGACCTGTTGCTTACCCACGTGGTGGGGCCGAAGCTCGGCCAACAGCGGTTGTGTTTTTTATACGACTACCCGGCCTCACAGGCTGTCTTGGCGCGCATCCGGCCCGGCTCGCCGGCGCAGCCCTATCCGGTAGCGGAGCGCTTCGAGTTATATGTGAACGGCATCGAACTGGCGAGCGGCTATCACGAGCTGGGGGACGGCATCGAGCAACGCCGCCGTTTCGAGGCCGATATCAAAAAGCGTGCGAAGTTGTGCACCCTGCTGGTGCCGATGGATGAACGTCTGCTTGCCGCGTTGGAATCGGGCCTACCGGATTGCGCCGGCGTGGCGGTGGGTGTGGATCGGCTGGTCATGTTGGCCATAGGCGTCGCCGGTATTGACGAAGTGGTAAGCTTCCCGCTTGAGCGCGCCTAATAAAATTACTTATAAGTCAGTAAGTAAGACTACACTTCTGCGTTATCCTTACGAAGCGCAAAAGGGGACAGGGTGGAGGCAGGTAAAATAGGGTGTTTATATTTATGAATAGCTTGTGTTTACACTCGACTTTCTATACCATTTGTCCCACGTCTGACAGAGACGCGAGTGATTGGAGTCCCCGTTGGTTGATGTAACCTGCTTTTTTAGGATGCACTTCTCCGTGCTTCAACACCGCGTTAATCAGATTTTTTAAACTAGTAATGAGGATTTTATGCAAAGTGGTAATGTAAAGTGGTTCAATGATGCAAAAGGTTTTGGTTTTATCACCCCGACTGATGGCAGTGACGACGTGTTCGTTCATTTCTCTACGGTCCAGTCTGAAGGATTCAAGTCTCTGGTCGAGGGACAGCAGGTGGAGTTTGAAGCCACCCGCGGCCCCAAGGGCATGCAGGCGACCAAAGTAATCCCCGCGAAGGGCTAAGCAGTACTTCCGTAAGCACCGCGTCCGTCCGTAGGGCGGGCGCGTGTATCACAGTCAACGCGGGAGCAGTGTCGGCCAGCCTTGCACATCCCCCCTGTAGTGCAAGGCAGCGGCTGCTCCTTCGTTCCTTCAATATAAGATGCTGAGTGCGTCAGCGCTGGCAGCGCGTACAGTAATACGTCACACGTTGTCCTTGTCTTGCCGACACAATAGCTTGTCCGCATCCCGTACAGGGTAACCCCTCCCGTCCATAAACCCT includes the following:
- the efp gene encoding elongation factor P, whose product is MATFSTNEFRGGLKVMMDGDPCAIVENEFVKPGKGQAFNRVKIRNLKNGRVIERTFKSGDTLEAADVVDIEMQYLYNDGEFWHFMVPDTFEQHVADSNAVGEARKWLKEQDVCTVTLWNGTPLQITPPNFVVLRVVDTDPGLRGDTSGGGGKPATLETGAVVRVPLFIEIGDLLKIDTRIGEYVSRAKE
- the genX gene encoding EF-P lysine aminoacylase GenX, giving the protein MRLQTLDWRPTAARETLEARAKLLAAIRAFFAARGVLEVETPLLSSAAATAPHLDSFRTHYTVPGAHGLELYLHTSPEFAMKRLLAAGSGPIYQICKVFRNGERGRIHNPEFTMLEWYRPGFDHQVLMDETEELVTDLLGEAALREPSERLTYAEAFALYAEVNPLAAPMKELRDCARDHGIGLVRGLGMDDRDGWLDLLLTHVVGPKLGQQRLCFLYDYPASQAVLARIRPGSPAQPYPVAERFELYVNGIELASGYHELGDGIEQRRRFEADIKKRAKLCTLLVPMDERLLAALESGLPDCAGVAVGVDRLVMLAIGVAGIDEVVSFPLERA
- a CDS encoding EAL domain-containing protein, coding for MKKENVLRLVIIDDSSNDAEMITNVLRRAGYGVRATRVTGAEDLQTAIDQSADLILCASQLSEFSPLDALPVLKASGKDIPFIVVYDKINDKTILELMQAGARDLAPKDQPERLQFVVGREFNDLEERRAHRRIDKMFRESEKRCRSLLDSSRDAIAYVHEGMHIYANGVYLTMFGYQSLEDIEGTPIMDMVAAEGHAQFKDFLRQYAKQSEAMQQIEIQGVRSDGAQFNVGMEFTPASIDGEICTQIIIRDLSLSSELESRLKSLSKEDLLTGLYNRQHFMEELDTAAAKAANGGEACTLLYVGLDNFSKIQENVGIAASDLVLGDIAALLRGKVGEADLAARFGDDVFTILVRNKDVGHALKLAEELRKAVEENVSDAGGQSVTTTCSIGVIQIGENTPDSREILNRVSKACMATQSGGGNKVHLYNPVLEDQSAKARLQQWVNRLQDAVTHQRLRLVYQPVVNLHGAPQEFYQVLLRMQDENRNEIPPDEFIPAAEETGLNPAIDRWVIEHAIEALAAKRRGGGKTRFFIKLCGETIKDENLLPWLSERIKTARLEGDSLLFEVSESAAFHYLKNTQILMKGLKELHCHFALSRFGCDANSINNLKRYPAGIAYLKIDSSLLTNMAANPQNQTAVKAINEAAHAAHIMTIAERVQDAGSLAVLWQLGVDYVQGYYLQKPSDSLDYDFSGEGG
- the epmB gene encoding EF-P beta-lysylation protein EpmB encodes the protein MIPRTFDVQGKAIAKGSTNVAAGRAPGAIPAGQPAPWQMELAQAVNDPAQLLRALELEPSLGCMASGRDFSLRVPQSYIARMRKGDPHDPLLRQVLPIVEEQAVASGFSYDAVGDIKAMTIPGLLHKYHGRVLLITTGACAVHCRYCFRRHFPYADANAATGQWEAALDYIRADTSIREVILSGGDPLSLTDQRLAVLVNRLAEIPHMHTLRVHTRLPIVLPARVNDALLAWLTGGRLKPVMVVHVNHANEIDDAVRAALGRFTAAHVPLFNQSVLLHGVNASVTALAGLSHALFNAGVTPYYLHMLDRVQGAAHFEVDEVTVCRLLDELRRILPGYLVPRLVREREGAPNKLPVPTPPHSPPKTSADA
- a CDS encoding cold-shock protein codes for the protein MQSGNVKWFNDAKGFGFITPTDGSDDVFVHFSTVQSEGFKSLVEGQQVEFEATRGPKGMQATKVIPAKG